The Quercus robur chromosome 7, dhQueRobu3.1, whole genome shotgun sequence genome has a segment encoding these proteins:
- the LOC126691808 gene encoding uncharacterized protein LOC126691808 isoform X1 produces the protein MTKFMRINGRTNSFVANHLSESLQCLASTLRRWRSGQPSESWEAHKAAIQALIKLPSGELVTGSSDTTLKLLRGSKCTHTFVGHTDQI, from the exons ATGACGAAGTTTATGCGGATCAATGGCAGAACCAACTCCTTTGTAGCAAATCATTTATCCGAGTCTCTACAATGCTTGGCTAG CACATTAAGACGTTGGAGAAGTGGCCAACCTTCAGAATCCTGGGAGGCTCATAAGGCAGCAATCCAAGCACTCATAAAGCTGCCTTCAGGCGAGCTTGTTACAG GTTCAAGTGATACAACTTTAAAACTTTTGAGAGGAAGCAAAtgtacacatacttttgttgGGCATACAg ATCAAATATAG
- the LOC126691808 gene encoding uncharacterized protein LOC126691808 isoform X2 gives MTKFMRINGRTNSFVANHLSESLQCLASTLRRWRSGQPSESWEAHKAAIQALIKLPSGELVTGSSDTTLKLLRGSKCTHTFVGHTG, from the exons ATGACGAAGTTTATGCGGATCAATGGCAGAACCAACTCCTTTGTAGCAAATCATTTATCCGAGTCTCTACAATGCTTGGCTAG CACATTAAGACGTTGGAGAAGTGGCCAACCTTCAGAATCCTGGGAGGCTCATAAGGCAGCAATCCAAGCACTCATAAAGCTGCCTTCAGGCGAGCTTGTTACAG GTTCAAGTGATACAACTTTAAAACTTTTGAGAGGAAGCAAAtgtacacatacttttgttgGGCATACAg GCTGA